A single genomic interval of Terriglobus albidus harbors:
- a CDS encoding Fpg/Nei family DNA glycosylase, which translates to MPEGNEIHRWAERHTKAFVGKKLHVEAPGGRFADADAIDGKTLKKIHAVGKHLGYEFGPDAILHVHLGRYGDWTEGVGELLPVKGALRVRLSRQCAKKAGSSASPRSAQDDNGEASTTRHGWYSEDDGSTSLEPADVDWIELRGPSDCSLYDREQWKKLLGRLGPDALNGDDPEPAFAKIARSKTQIAALLMDQSVLSGIGNIYRAELLYRARLSPFLAGKDVPKTTVEAMWNDSIPLLKAGMVDRRIVTTLPKDRPHGEGKPLKPEVHYVYRRHGKPCWVCGTKVQRQEMAGRSLYWCPTCQAE; encoded by the coding sequence ATGCCTGAAGGAAATGAGATTCACCGTTGGGCGGAGAGACACACCAAAGCGTTCGTCGGGAAGAAGCTTCATGTTGAAGCTCCCGGCGGACGCTTTGCTGATGCCGATGCTATCGATGGCAAGACACTGAAAAAGATTCATGCAGTGGGTAAGCATCTCGGCTATGAGTTCGGGCCGGATGCGATTCTGCATGTGCATCTCGGTCGTTACGGTGACTGGACGGAAGGTGTCGGCGAGTTGCTGCCGGTGAAGGGCGCATTGCGGGTGAGGTTATCCAGACAGTGTGCAAAGAAAGCGGGTTCTTCGGCTTCGCCGCGCTCCGCTCAGGATGACAACGGAGAGGCGAGTACGACGCGGCATGGGTGGTACTCCGAGGATGACGGATCGACCTCGCTGGAGCCTGCGGATGTGGACTGGATCGAGCTGCGTGGCCCCTCGGATTGTTCGCTTTATGACCGCGAGCAGTGGAAGAAGCTGCTGGGTCGGTTAGGGCCTGATGCGTTGAACGGGGACGATCCCGAGCCGGCGTTTGCGAAGATTGCGCGGTCGAAGACGCAGATTGCGGCGCTGTTGATGGACCAGTCGGTGCTTTCGGGCATCGGAAATATCTATCGCGCGGAGTTGTTGTACCGGGCGCGGTTGTCGCCCTTTCTTGCCGGCAAAGATGTGCCAAAGACAACAGTTGAGGCGATGTGGAACGATTCCATTCCGCTGCTTAAGGCAGGTATGGTGGACAGAAGGATTGTCACGACCCTGCCGAAGGATCGTCCGCACGGTGAAGGGAAGCCGTTGAAACCGGAGGTGCACTACGTCTACCGGCGCCACGGCAAGCCCTGCTGGGTGTGCGGTACGAAGGTGCAGCGGCAGGAGATGGCTGGGCGCAGTTTGTATTGGTGCCCGACGTGCCAGGCGGAGTAA
- a CDS encoding HipA family kinase has product MPLREVLATRYAVPLREGGSLPAIVEADDDGMYVVKFRGAGQGVKALLAEIVAGEIARTVGLRVPELVFVEIDAALGRNYPDEEIRDLLKASTGRNLGMDYLPGSTMFEVAAGDCATAEVASMAVWLDAFVMNVDRTPRNPNLLCWGGNLWFIDHGAALYVQHDWMSMMEKAASPFVAIRDHVLLSWAADVKAAGKTARARLNRGEFERILALAPDAWLEPEEGAETPEAKRAAYVEFLMKRLEDADRFEEEATRARLI; this is encoded by the coding sequence ATGCCGTTGCGTGAAGTGCTCGCGACCCGCTATGCCGTGCCCTTGCGGGAGGGCGGAAGTCTGCCTGCAATTGTGGAGGCCGATGACGATGGCATGTATGTCGTCAAGTTCCGTGGAGCCGGGCAAGGCGTCAAGGCGCTGCTGGCTGAGATTGTTGCTGGTGAGATTGCGCGAACCGTCGGCCTGCGTGTGCCGGAGCTGGTCTTTGTCGAGATCGATGCGGCGCTGGGACGCAACTATCCCGATGAGGAGATCCGTGATCTGTTGAAGGCCTCCACCGGACGCAATCTGGGTATGGATTATCTGCCCGGCTCGACGATGTTTGAGGTAGCGGCTGGTGACTGTGCGACGGCAGAGGTTGCGTCGATGGCGGTGTGGCTCGATGCGTTTGTGATGAATGTCGACCGCACACCGCGAAATCCGAATCTGCTGTGCTGGGGCGGCAATCTGTGGTTCATCGATCATGGAGCGGCGCTCTATGTGCAGCATGACTGGATGTCGATGATGGAGAAAGCAGCGAGCCCTTTCGTCGCCATTCGCGATCATGTGTTGTTGTCGTGGGCGGCCGATGTAAAAGCTGCCGGGAAGACGGCGCGTGCGCGGCTTAATCGCGGCGAGTTTGAGCGTATTCTCGCTCTGGCGCCCGATGCGTGGCTGGAGCCGGAGGAGGGCGCAGAGACGCCCGAGGCCAAGCGTGCCGCGTATGTGGAGTTCCTGATGAAGCGGCTTGAAGATGCCGATCGCTTCGAAGAGGAGGCAACACGTGCGCGCCTCATTTGA
- a CDS encoding AAA family ATPase gives MIRTIAIQGYRSIRDLVLPLGQLSVVTGANGSGKSNIYRSLHLLADAAQNSVVGSLAREGGLPSTFWAGPETIARSVRQGEHAVQALAKRSVASLKLGFGSDLYGYSIDLGYPPPSRTMFGLDPHIKRECIWNGAIYRKASAMVDRRNNYVWFSTTRDEEPVMLTQHLADTDSMLATIPDPQRAPEMLAVRESIRKWRFYDHFRTDADSPVRAAQIGTFSPILHHDGSNLAAALETIIELRSDEELARTVDDAFPGSGLHVENTDGRFSICLRQHGLLRSLSAAELSDGTLRYLLLTAALLTPRPPELLVLNEPETSLHPDLLPALARLIRAAAKNTQIIVVSHAPVLIENILAEPGCAHLHLIKSFGETTLESATLFNTPKWAWPAR, from the coding sequence ATGATCCGCACGATCGCCATCCAGGGATACCGCTCGATTCGCGATCTCGTTCTTCCCCTGGGGCAGCTCAGTGTCGTCACCGGAGCCAATGGCAGCGGAAAGTCCAATATCTACCGTTCGTTACACCTGCTCGCCGATGCGGCGCAGAACTCTGTGGTTGGTTCGCTGGCGCGTGAGGGCGGACTGCCCTCCACCTTCTGGGCCGGTCCTGAGACCATTGCCCGCAGCGTGCGGCAGGGAGAGCATGCAGTGCAGGCCCTGGCGAAACGGAGCGTCGCCAGCCTGAAGCTCGGCTTCGGCAGCGATCTCTACGGATACAGCATCGACCTCGGATATCCGCCACCTTCCAGGACCATGTTTGGACTGGATCCGCATATCAAGCGGGAGTGCATCTGGAACGGCGCCATCTATCGGAAGGCCTCCGCCATGGTCGACCGTCGCAACAACTACGTCTGGTTCTCCACCACACGTGACGAAGAGCCAGTGATGCTGACCCAGCACCTTGCCGACACTGACAGCATGCTGGCAACGATTCCCGATCCCCAACGTGCACCGGAGATGCTCGCTGTCCGCGAATCGATCCGCAAGTGGCGATTCTACGATCACTTCCGCACCGATGCGGACTCACCTGTTCGTGCGGCACAGATCGGCACGTTTTCTCCGATTCTGCATCATGACGGAAGCAACCTCGCGGCTGCACTTGAGACCATTATCGAACTTCGCTCCGACGAGGAATTGGCACGTACCGTTGACGATGCGTTCCCCGGAAGCGGCCTACACGTCGAGAACACCGATGGCCGATTCAGCATCTGCCTGCGGCAGCATGGGCTGCTACGCTCACTCTCTGCCGCGGAACTCTCCGACGGAACCCTTCGCTATCTACTGCTGACGGCTGCCCTGCTAACTCCGCGGCCGCCGGAGCTTCTGGTCCTCAACGAACCAGAGACGAGCCTCCATCCAGACCTGCTACCGGCGCTGGCAAGGCTGATCCGCGCCGCTGCAAAGAACACGCAAATCATCGTCGTTTCGCACGCTCCAGTACTTATCGAAAATATCCTCGCCGAACCCGGTTGTGCCCACCTGCACCTGATCAAATCATTCGGAGAGACGACGCTCGAATCGGCCACGCTCTTCAATACACCAAAGTGGGCCTGGCCCGCACGATAG
- a CDS encoding molybdopterin-dependent oxidoreductase codes for MTRRRMIVAAVAAGAGVSAAGVAARLARRYGLVPPDSGGIYGPGETLTYATQRLLTAHSTAREFSRNMISKAPFANEIPPLKDEFKRHQSAGFKEWKLTIDGMVAHPASLSLADLKALPIRSQVTELACEEGWSYIAEWIGTPLFEVLHAAGMLTQARYVIYRSIDRDWWESIDMADAMHPQTLLTYGMNDDDLPVRFGGPLRLRLPRQLGYKSLKFVDSITVTDSMKHFGKGLGSSSPEGGYAWYAGI; via the coding sequence ATGACGCGGCGAAGGATGATTGTGGCGGCTGTAGCTGCAGGCGCCGGTGTTTCTGCTGCAGGAGTAGCGGCGCGGCTGGCGCGGAGATATGGCCTGGTGCCTCCTGACAGCGGTGGTATCTATGGTCCGGGAGAGACGCTGACCTACGCGACGCAACGGTTGCTGACCGCTCACTCGACGGCGCGTGAGTTCTCTCGCAACATGATCTCGAAGGCTCCGTTCGCGAATGAGATACCGCCACTCAAAGACGAGTTCAAACGCCATCAGTCTGCCGGATTCAAGGAGTGGAAGCTGACGATCGACGGCATGGTGGCGCACCCGGCATCGCTCTCGCTTGCAGATCTCAAGGCGCTGCCAATACGCAGCCAGGTTACGGAACTGGCGTGTGAGGAGGGCTGGTCGTACATCGCGGAGTGGATCGGTACGCCGCTCTTCGAGGTACTGCACGCTGCCGGCATGCTGACTCAGGCTCGCTACGTTATCTATCGTTCCATCGACCGCGATTGGTGGGAGAGTATCGACATGGCCGATGCGATGCATCCGCAGACACTGCTTACTTATGGCATGAACGATGACGATCTGCCTGTCAGATTCGGTGGACCACTGCGTCTTCGTCTGCCACGGCAACTTGGCTATAAGAGCCTGAAGTTTGTCGACTCTATCACCGTAACCGACTCGATGAAGCACTTCGGTAAGGGACTGGGATCGTCTTCGCCGGAGGGCGGATATGCCTGGTATGCAGGCATTTAG
- a CDS encoding cytochrome b/b6 domain-containing protein has product MTPCYAPVVPTTVAAPATERSRHSAVVRVTHWITVFCFLALLVTGVEILLSHPRFYWGETGNVNMHPLFTLHVPSSRAMVPTGYAVLPDQNGWSRYLHFEAAWLIILTGIVYVLASLWNGHLRRDLLPAREQRNWKAYAAVLGRYLHRAPVKESGAYNAVQRAAYLGVIFGLLPLLIWTGLALSPAVASVAPWAVEALGGRQSARTLHFFATVALVLFFVVHVVMVTLAGFWSRTRAMVTGVVKEEQL; this is encoded by the coding sequence GTGACTCCGTGCTATGCTCCCGTCGTGCCAACTACCGTTGCAGCGCCTGCTACCGAGAGATCGCGGCACTCCGCCGTCGTGCGTGTGACGCACTGGATCACGGTGTTTTGTTTTCTAGCGCTGCTGGTGACCGGTGTTGAGATTCTTCTCTCGCATCCACGGTTTTACTGGGGAGAGACAGGCAATGTGAATATGCATCCGTTGTTCACGCTGCATGTGCCATCGTCTCGCGCTATGGTGCCCACGGGATACGCCGTGCTGCCGGATCAGAATGGATGGAGCCGCTATCTGCACTTTGAGGCCGCATGGCTGATTATTCTGACTGGCATCGTCTATGTGCTGGCGAGTCTCTGGAACGGCCATCTTCGCCGTGATCTACTGCCGGCACGTGAGCAGCGTAACTGGAAGGCATACGCTGCGGTGCTGGGCAGATATCTTCACCGCGCTCCGGTGAAAGAGAGTGGCGCTTATAACGCCGTGCAACGCGCGGCCTATCTAGGCGTGATCTTCGGTCTGCTGCCACTTCTGATCTGGACTGGTCTGGCGTTGTCGCCTGCGGTTGCCTCTGTTGCTCCCTGGGCAGTGGAGGCTCTCGGTGGACGGCAGTCAGCTCGCACACTGCACTTCTTCGCGACCGTTGCGCTGGTCTTGTTCTTTGTTGTGCACGTCGTGATGGTGACGCTGGCGGGTTTCTGGAGCCGGACACGGGCGATGGTGACCGGTGTCGTGAAGGAGGAGCAGCTATGA
- a CDS encoding DnaJ C-terminal domain-containing protein, which produces MATTQQKDYYGALGVKKTATADEIRKAFRKLARKYHPDVNPGDKKAEEKFKEISEANDILSDAKKRKVYDQLGFYSDNIDPAAAEAYARGGAGAGARGAGGQGVPFDFGGFDFSGFTGGGGRQQQPQESESSGWGSFRDIFGGIFNGGRDRDEGPQPGTDIEYQVTVDFWTAIRGGTTRLEIQRQEVCPTCHGRSTTGGSMTCPECHGSGQVTQMGGRMKFNLQCPRCGGTGKVQNDCVTCHGQGVVLKREPVEFRIKAGTRDGQRIRLAGKGNAGLHGGPAGDLYLIIKVGENPVFSRVADDIFVTVPVTVTEAALGAKVEVPTIDGRAHLKIPPGTQTGQKLRLREKGVPSATHEGTRGDQIVEVKIAVPKVQDERSKEILRELAKLNPEDPRDELFSKV; this is translated from the coding sequence ATGGCAACGACGCAGCAAAAGGATTACTACGGCGCACTTGGCGTGAAGAAGACGGCGACGGCGGACGAGATTCGCAAGGCCTTCCGTAAGCTTGCGCGTAAGTATCACCCCGACGTGAATCCCGGGGATAAGAAGGCCGAGGAGAAGTTCAAGGAGATCTCGGAGGCGAACGATATCCTCTCCGACGCGAAGAAGCGCAAGGTCTATGACCAACTTGGCTTCTACTCCGACAATATCGATCCTGCCGCCGCCGAAGCGTATGCCCGCGGCGGAGCAGGCGCCGGCGCACGTGGCGCCGGTGGTCAGGGCGTTCCATTCGATTTCGGGGGCTTTGACTTCTCAGGTTTCACGGGTGGCGGTGGGCGTCAGCAGCAGCCACAGGAGAGTGAATCGAGCGGTTGGGGCAGCTTCCGCGACATCTTCGGCGGCATCTTCAATGGCGGCCGTGACCGCGACGAGGGGCCGCAGCCCGGCACGGATATCGAGTACCAGGTGACGGTCGATTTCTGGACCGCGATTCGTGGTGGAACGACGCGGCTTGAGATTCAGCGTCAGGAGGTCTGCCCGACGTGTCACGGACGCTCCACCACGGGTGGCAGCATGACCTGCCCGGAGTGCCACGGCAGCGGCCAGGTAACGCAGATGGGCGGCCGTATGAAGTTCAATCTGCAGTGCCCGCGTTGCGGTGGAACCGGTAAGGTGCAGAACGATTGTGTCACCTGCCACGGGCAGGGCGTTGTACTGAAGCGCGAGCCTGTGGAGTTCCGCATCAAGGCCGGCACGCGTGATGGACAACGCATCCGTCTGGCAGGCAAGGGCAATGCCGGACTGCATGGCGGGCCGGCGGGCGATCTGTATCTGATCATCAAGGTCGGGGAAAACCCGGTCTTCTCGCGTGTCGCGGACGACATCTTTGTCACGGTTCCAGTCACCGTCACTGAGGCCGCGCTGGGGGCGAAGGTGGAAGTGCCCACGATCGATGGCCGGGCGCATTTGAAGATTCCGCCGGGCACGCAGACAGGGCAGAAGCTGCGGCTGCGGGAAAAGGGTGTGCCGTCAGCTACACACGAGGGGACGCGCGGCGACCAGATCGTCGAGGTCAAGATTGCGGTACCGAAGGTGCAGGATGAGCGCTCGAAGGAGATCCTGCGCGAGCTCGCGAAGCTGAATCCGGAGGATCCGCGGGACGAGCTCTTCAGCAAGGTGTAG
- the dnaK gene encoding molecular chaperone DnaK has translation MGKIIGIDLGTTNSCVAVMEGGEPKVIPNEEGGRTTPSIVAFTKSGERLVGQVAKRQAITNPQNTIYSIKRFMGRRPNEISEEQKMVPYKVVAKGDNVVVEAQGKEYTAPEISAMILQKLKKAAEDYLGQSVTEAVITVPAYFNDAQRQATKDAGRIAGLDVKRIVNEPTAAALAYGLDKKKDETIAVYDFGGGTFDISILEVGEGVIEVKSTNGDTHLGGDNLDQRIVDWLIAEFKQDEGMDLGAKGNEMALQRLKDAAEKAKIELSTTMETEINLPFITADATGPKHLVKKLTRAKFESLVEDLLQRSVGPCKQALADAGVDASKIDEVVLVGGQTRMPRMQQLVKDLFGKEPHKGVNPDEVVAIGAAIQGGVLTGDVKDLLLLDVTPLTLAIETQGGVATPMIPRNTTIPTKKSETFSTAADNQTEVEVHITQGERPLASQNRTLGKFKLGGIMPAPRGVPQIEVTFDIDANGILNVTAKDNATGKDAKITITSSSGLSKDEVERMAKEAEANAAEDKGKREEIEARNQLDSLVYNIEKMLKESGEKVQAADKSEVESALSDAKQTLVGTPSVSDLKAAHEKLTAASHKLAEAMYKANASGTPTDGGAAATGTTEQPKKDEGVIDAEYVDVDQK, from the coding sequence ATGGGCAAGATTATTGGGATTGACCTCGGTACTACCAACTCGTGCGTCGCTGTGATGGAAGGTGGCGAGCCGAAGGTGATTCCGAATGAAGAGGGCGGCCGTACGACGCCGTCCATTGTCGCCTTTACTAAGAGCGGCGAGCGTCTGGTGGGCCAGGTGGCCAAGCGGCAGGCGATCACGAATCCGCAGAACACGATTTATTCCATCAAGCGCTTTATGGGCCGTCGTCCGAACGAGATTTCGGAAGAGCAGAAGATGGTGCCCTACAAGGTTGTCGCCAAGGGCGACAACGTGGTGGTTGAGGCGCAGGGCAAGGAGTACACCGCGCCCGAGATCAGCGCGATGATCCTGCAGAAGCTGAAGAAGGCTGCGGAAGACTACCTGGGCCAGTCGGTCACGGAGGCCGTCATCACGGTTCCGGCGTACTTCAATGACGCCCAGCGCCAGGCGACCAAAGATGCCGGCCGGATCGCCGGTCTGGATGTGAAGCGTATCGTCAACGAGCCGACGGCGGCTGCGCTGGCCTATGGACTGGACAAGAAGAAGGACGAGACCATCGCCGTATATGACTTCGGCGGCGGTACCTTCGATATCTCGATCCTGGAAGTGGGCGAGGGCGTCATTGAGGTGAAGTCGACCAATGGTGATACGCACCTGGGCGGTGACAACCTTGATCAGCGCATCGTGGACTGGCTGATTGCCGAGTTCAAGCAGGACGAGGGCATGGATCTGGGCGCCAAGGGCAATGAGATGGCCCTGCAGCGCTTGAAGGACGCGGCCGAGAAGGCGAAGATCGAGCTCTCCACCACCATGGAGACGGAGATCAATCTGCCCTTCATCACGGCGGATGCGACCGGACCGAAGCACCTGGTGAAGAAGCTGACCCGTGCCAAGTTTGAGTCGCTGGTTGAGGATCTGTTGCAGCGTTCGGTTGGCCCCTGCAAGCAGGCGCTGGCCGATGCGGGCGTCGATGCCAGCAAGATCGACGAGGTGGTTCTTGTCGGTGGACAGACGCGTATGCCGCGCATGCAGCAGCTGGTGAAGGATCTCTTCGGCAAGGAGCCGCATAAGGGTGTGAACCCGGATGAGGTGGTTGCCATCGGTGCTGCTATCCAGGGCGGTGTGTTGACCGGTGATGTGAAGGATCTTCTGCTGCTCGATGTAACGCCGCTAACGCTGGCGATCGAGACGCAGGGCGGCGTGGCTACTCCGATGATTCCGCGTAACACCACCATTCCGACGAAGAAGAGTGAGACCTTCTCGACGGCGGCGGATAACCAGACCGAGGTGGAGGTGCACATCACGCAGGGCGAGCGTCCTCTGGCGAGCCAGAACCGCACGCTGGGCAAGTTCAAGCTGGGCGGCATCATGCCGGCTCCGCGCGGCGTGCCGCAGATCGAGGTCACCTTCGACATCGATGCCAACGGCATTCTGAACGTGACGGCGAAGGACAATGCCACTGGTAAGGACGCGAAGATCACCATCACCAGCTCGTCGGGCCTGAGCAAGGACGAGGTGGAGCGCATGGCCAAGGAAGCCGAGGCGAATGCCGCGGAAGACAAGGGCAAGCGCGAGGAGATCGAGGCCCGCAACCAGCTCGACTCGCTGGTCTACAACATCGAGAAGATGTTGAAGGAGAGTGGCGAGAAGGTGCAGGCCGCGGACAAGAGCGAGGTCGAATCCGCTCTGTCTGATGCGAAGCAGACGCTGGTTGGAACACCTTCGGTCAGCGATCTGAAGGCGGCGCACGAGAAGCTGACGGCGGCGAGCCATAAGCTGGCGGAGGCCATGTACAAGGCCAATGCATCGGGCACTCCTACGGACGGTGGAGCAGCTGCTACCGGAACGACCGAGCAGCCGAAGAAGGATGAGGGCGTGATCGACGCCGAGTACGTAGACGTCGATCAGAAGTAA
- a CDS encoding transglutaminase-like domain-containing protein yields MLIRSEFDIQFQLPAPITMLAMLDLHPSVDALAREVTPLVVEHVDGGQMSRLVTEKYQDSYGNRCSRVHLPAGAVRLSGSNVVEIDGMPDLMKIDAQQAEVRDLPAAVLPFLLASRYCEVDRMCGLASDLFGSVPKGWLLAVTIRDWVHDHVSFDYNSARPTKTALDLFTERVGVCRDFQHLAITLTRAMNIPARYVAGYLGDIRSPYAGAGDFSAWYEVFLDGRWWTMDARHNHPRIGRVLMATGRDATDVAITTTFGVANLTHFYVESNEIDGDGNLILPQGHPEASIAA; encoded by the coding sequence ATGCTCATTCGCTCTGAATTCGATATTCAGTTCCAGCTGCCTGCTCCGATAACGATGCTCGCCATGTTGGACCTGCATCCGTCGGTCGATGCTCTTGCGCGTGAGGTGACACCGCTTGTCGTGGAACATGTTGATGGTGGGCAGATGTCGCGGCTGGTGACGGAGAAGTATCAGGACAGCTACGGTAATCGCTGCTCACGGGTGCATCTGCCCGCTGGGGCGGTGAGGTTGAGCGGATCGAATGTGGTGGAGATCGATGGCATGCCCGATCTCATGAAGATAGACGCCCAACAGGCCGAGGTGCGGGATCTTCCGGCAGCAGTGCTGCCCTTCCTGCTTGCCAGCCGCTACTGCGAGGTAGACCGGATGTGCGGTCTTGCCAGCGATCTTTTCGGGAGTGTTCCTAAGGGATGGCTGCTGGCAGTAACCATTCGTGACTGGGTACACGATCATGTGAGCTTCGATTACAACTCGGCGCGGCCCACCAAGACCGCGCTCGATCTGTTCACGGAGCGTGTCGGTGTATGCCGTGACTTTCAGCACCTGGCGATTACGCTGACGCGGGCCATGAATATTCCGGCACGGTATGTTGCCGGCTACCTCGGCGACATTCGTTCGCCCTACGCCGGAGCGGGGGATTTTTCTGCTTGGTACGAGGTCTTTCTCGACGGCCGCTGGTGGACGATGGATGCGCGTCACAATCATCCGCGCATCGGTCGTGTGTTGATGGCGACAGGCCGCGATGCGACCGATGTAGCGATCACGACGACCTTCGGCGTCGCGAATCTGACCCACTTCTATGTGGAGTCAAATGAGATAGATGGCGACGGGAACCTGATCCTGCCGCAGGGACATCCCGAGGCTTCGATAGCAGCTTAA
- a CDS encoding beta-L-arabinofuranosidase domain-containing protein — MKRRSFLKGMAGAAVVSRVPASRLLAAATSQQDTVRLQTFSYGAAKLLPGPLDEQFRHNQQLFLNLSEDSLLKPFRQAAGMAAPGEDMGGWYSYSDKFDPPKNMTGYIPGHTFGQYLSGLARAYAVTGDAATKAKVERLVAGFAPTVTTNFYKGYCLPAYTFEKTMCGLSDAYAIAGCHSALPVLQKATDAALPWLPPKALNREEMAARPHPNVSYTWDESYTLPENFYLAYKRGAGARYRALAQRFLQDDTYFNPLAEGKNVLPGQHAYSHVNALCSAMQAYLNDGSAKHLRAAQNGFRYVLEQSFATGGWGPGETFVTPGSDQLAKSLEKNHNSFETPCGAYGHFKITRYLLSVTGDSSYGDSMERVLYNTILGARPMRSDGVSFYYADYSMDAVKVDYEQKWPCCSGTFPQLTADYGLSAYFHDVSGVYVNLYIPSRLAWKQGGARVELEQQTEYPYDNNISMRLKMSSASRFALALRIPAWATGENRLLVNGKDAGVAVTAGTWAKVQREWRDGDRVEISFAFPAVLEPIDAAHRNLVALKVGPLALFAIQPGDTGLTQENLLKAARTSSRSKIWKVATSKGDVEMRPFDAITTERYRLYQKV; from the coding sequence ATGAAGAGACGGTCGTTTCTAAAGGGCATGGCCGGGGCCGCGGTAGTATCGCGCGTCCCGGCCTCTCGTCTATTAGCCGCTGCAACATCGCAGCAGGATACGGTGAGGCTGCAGACTTTTTCCTATGGAGCTGCGAAGCTGCTTCCGGGGCCGCTGGATGAGCAGTTCCGGCATAACCAGCAGCTCTTCTTGAATCTCTCAGAGGACAGTCTGCTGAAGCCATTCCGCCAGGCGGCCGGTATGGCCGCGCCCGGTGAAGATATGGGCGGCTGGTATTCCTATTCGGACAAATTCGATCCGCCGAAGAACATGACCGGATATATCCCAGGTCACACCTTTGGGCAGTATCTCTCCGGTCTGGCCCGGGCTTATGCCGTTACTGGGGATGCAGCGACGAAGGCAAAGGTGGAGCGGCTGGTCGCGGGCTTTGCGCCGACGGTTACGACCAACTTCTACAAGGGCTACTGCCTGCCGGCGTATACCTTCGAGAAGACGATGTGCGGTCTCAGCGATGCATATGCTATTGCCGGTTGTCACAGTGCTCTGCCGGTGCTGCAGAAGGCTACCGACGCGGCGTTGCCATGGCTTCCTCCCAAGGCTCTGAACCGTGAAGAGATGGCGGCACGTCCTCATCCGAATGTGTCGTATACGTGGGATGAGAGCTATACCCTGCCGGAGAACTTCTATCTGGCGTACAAACGCGGCGCCGGAGCACGCTATCGCGCATTGGCTCAGCGCTTCCTGCAGGACGATACCTACTTCAATCCGCTGGCAGAAGGGAAAAATGTCCTTCCGGGGCAGCACGCGTACAGCCATGTGAATGCGTTGTGTTCAGCGATGCAGGCATATCTGAATGATGGTTCGGCGAAGCATCTGCGGGCAGCGCAGAACGGCTTCCGTTATGTACTGGAACAGAGCTTTGCCACCGGCGGTTGGGGACCGGGAGAGACCTTCGTTACGCCTGGGTCGGACCAGCTTGCAAAGTCGCTGGAGAAGAACCACAACAGCTTCGAGACCCCGTGCGGAGCGTACGGACACTTCAAGATCACCCGCTATCTGCTGTCAGTGACGGGCGACTCGAGTTACGGCGACAGCATGGAACGCGTGCTCTACAACACCATCCTGGGAGCTCGTCCGATGCGGTCTGACGGCGTCAGCTTCTACTACGCCGACTACTCGATGGATGCCGTCAAGGTGGATTACGAACAGAAGTGGCCGTGCTGCTCCGGTACCTTCCCGCAGTTGACGGCGGACTACGGCCTCAGTGCGTACTTCCACGATGTTTCCGGCGTTTATGTAAACCTGTACATCCCGTCGCGGCTTGCGTGGAAGCAGGGCGGAGCTCGGGTGGAGCTCGAGCAACAGACGGAGTATCCATACGACAACAACATCAGCATGCGCCTGAAGATGAGTTCGGCAAGCCGGTTCGCGCTGGCGTTGCGGATTCCGGCATGGGCCACAGGGGAGAATCGTCTGCTGGTGAATGGAAAGGACGCCGGCGTCGCGGTTACGGCCGGTACATGGGCCAAGGTGCAGCGTGAGTGGCGTGATGGCGATCGTGTGGAGATCTCATTTGCGTTCCCCGCTGTACTGGAGCCGATCGATGCAGCACATCGTAACCTTGTTGCGCTGAAGGTCGGTCCGCTGGCGCTGTTTGCGATTCAACCGGGAGATACGGGGCTGACGCAGGAGAATCTGCTGAAGGCAGCGCGGACCAGCAGCCGGTCGAAGATCTGGAAGGTTGCGACGTCAAAGGGCGACGTGGAGATGCGGCCGTTTGATGCGATTACGACGGAGCGGTATCGGCTGTATCAGAAGGTTTGA